The Metabacillus schmidteae genome includes a region encoding these proteins:
- a CDS encoding transposase → MTIIRQGSLFGLQELYDLEPTQRFEAIFSTIDMDPIFAVVTKKSRFGRPVELNYAAMVYSLVARITERIPFIKDLVKRLKYDMIFRLDCGFLVSDSVPSEAAFSRMIAIISESNVLEGVQETLLKQAISEGFIKDDTVATDACHFESRDQAPPKEEKPEAEPKKRGRKTKEAREQWLIEQAEREANLPLFEKKIEAQLNVTLEQLRAEIPQEPRWGVKKNSEGKNVFWYGYKAHLAVGAKSQYILQSILSSGNLNDGKAAIPLLKGIQDRLAIPTIRYHTMDAGYDFEPIYKQIHQMGHQAVIAYNKRNEPELIGFDKHFAPTCVREHSYRYDSFDPKYETLKYTRPKECINCPLANEELCQRVYKVKITTDLRKYTAPARGSKTWKNIFKRRTAVERVNAYLKEFYQLNNVRYRTGKRAKVHFDLITLVYNAAKLAADRINALLSYQQVA, encoded by the coding sequence ATGACTATTATACGACAAGGAAGCCTGTTTGGACTACAAGAATTATATGATTTAGAACCTACCCAAAGATTTGAAGCTATATTTTCTACCATTGATATGGACCCAATCTTCGCTGTGGTAACGAAGAAGTCCCGTTTTGGTAGACCAGTTGAATTGAACTATGCTGCGATGGTCTATTCCTTGGTTGCGAGAATCACTGAACGGATACCCTTCATTAAGGATTTGGTTAAAAGGTTGAAATATGACATGATCTTCCGGCTTGATTGTGGTTTTTTAGTGTCCGATTCGGTACCATCTGAAGCTGCTTTTTCGAGAATGATTGCTATCATTAGCGAATCCAACGTTTTAGAAGGAGTACAAGAAACGCTTCTTAAACAAGCCATTAGCGAAGGATTCATCAAAGATGACACAGTAGCTACTGATGCTTGCCATTTTGAATCACGCGACCAAGCACCTCCTAAGGAAGAGAAGCCTGAAGCTGAACCTAAAAAACGAGGTCGTAAAACAAAAGAAGCACGAGAACAGTGGCTCATTGAACAAGCGGAACGTGAAGCAAATCTACCATTATTCGAAAAGAAAATTGAAGCACAACTTAATGTTACTTTGGAACAATTGCGAGCTGAAATTCCACAAGAGCCCCGTTGGGGCGTGAAAAAGAATAGTGAAGGGAAAAACGTCTTTTGGTATGGATATAAAGCTCATTTAGCTGTTGGCGCTAAGAGCCAATATATTCTTCAATCCATCCTTTCTTCTGGAAACCTTAATGATGGCAAAGCAGCCATTCCATTATTGAAAGGGATTCAAGACCGATTAGCTATTCCTACTATTCGTTATCACACTATGGATGCGGGATATGATTTTGAACCAATATATAAACAGATTCATCAGATGGGACACCAAGCCGTTATTGCTTATAATAAACGCAATGAACCTGAACTTATTGGCTTTGATAAACATTTTGCACCCACTTGCGTTAGGGAGCATTCCTATCGTTATGATAGCTTTGATCCGAAATATGAAACACTCAAATATACGAGGCCAAAAGAATGTATAAACTGTCCTCTCGCTAATGAGGAACTTTGCCAAAGAGTGTATAAAGTAAAAATAACCACAGACCTTAGAAAGTATACGGCGCCAGCACGTGGGTCGAAGACCTGGAAGAACATTTTTAAACGCCGTACAGCAGTAGAACGCGTAAATGCATACTTGAAAGAATTTTATCAGCTAAACAATGTCCGTTATCGCACTGGAAAGCGTGCAAAAGTTCATTTTGATCTTATAACGCTAGTCTATAATGCAGCGAAATTAGCTGCCGATCGCATTAATGCTTTATTAAGTTACCAGCAAGTCGCATAA
- a CDS encoding IS91 family transposase encodes MNTVQNVFRTFFPKYKKQYNLSFEQAKSAKAMMDCRTAALGGNTYGCEGFGHTQVSYNSCRNRHCTLCQGVNKAVWVDKRKKDILNAPYFHVVFTMPKQLHMVIYHNQRLLYDLMYRAVAETLTELSQDDKYLGAQIGFFSVLHTWGQNLHYHPHIHTVVLAGGLSRQNKWRNTSKRFFIPVKVLSKKFRGKYLYYLKQYYQQGKLHFYTDTEKYKDPKCFQGLLDECYSLNWYSYTKKTFSGPLAVVEYLGRYTHRIAISNNRILAVEENTVKISVKDYKNNNEKKTVTMSGVEFLRRFMMHILPRGFVKIRHYGLLANRNKKTKLTLCRKLTKSPEYKPLFEGLGTLEIVSILLKKDVTLCPSCNKTKLTMASEALP; translated from the coding sequence ATGAATACAGTACAGAATGTATTTCGAACATTTTTCCCAAAGTATAAGAAACAATATAATCTATCGTTTGAACAAGCTAAATCTGCCAAAGCAATGATGGACTGTAGAACGGCAGCTCTAGGTGGGAATACTTATGGCTGTGAAGGCTTTGGTCATACTCAAGTAAGTTATAATTCTTGTCGAAATCGACATTGTACGTTGTGCCAAGGAGTTAACAAAGCTGTTTGGGTAGACAAGAGAAAAAAGGATATTCTCAACGCACCTTATTTTCATGTCGTATTTACCATGCCCAAACAGCTACACATGGTTATCTATCATAATCAAAGATTACTATATGATTTAATGTATAGAGCTGTGGCTGAAACACTAACCGAGCTTTCCCAGGATGATAAATACTTAGGGGCACAGATTGGCTTTTTCTCAGTCTTGCATACATGGGGGCAAAATTTACATTATCACCCTCACATCCATACTGTCGTATTGGCCGGAGGCCTTTCTAGGCAAAACAAGTGGCGTAACACGAGTAAAAGATTCTTTATCCCAGTCAAAGTGTTATCTAAAAAGTTTCGAGGAAAATATCTCTATTATTTAAAACAATACTATCAACAAGGTAAACTTCACTTTTATACTGATACGGAAAAATATAAGGATCCAAAGTGTTTTCAAGGTTTACTTGACGAGTGCTACTCTCTAAATTGGTACAGTTATACGAAAAAGACGTTTTCCGGGCCTTTAGCCGTTGTAGAATACCTTGGTCGTTATACTCACCGAATCGCCATATCCAATAATAGAATACTAGCAGTGGAAGAAAATACCGTTAAGATTAGCGTTAAAGATTATAAAAACAACAATGAAAAAAAGACTGTTACAATGTCGGGAGTCGAGTTTCTACGACGATTCATGATGCATATTCTTCCAAGAGGTTTTGTAAAAATCAGACATTATGGCTTACTTGCGAACCGAAATAAGAAGACGAAGCTTACTCTATGTAGAAAATTAACAAAAAGCCCTGAATACAAGCCATTATTTGAAGGGCTCGGTACGCTTGAAATCGTGTCTATTCTCCTGAAAAAAGACGTTACTCTATGTCCTTCGTGTAATAAAACGAAATTAACAATGGCATCAGAGGCATTACCTTGA
- a CDS encoding tyrosine-type recombinase/integrase, which yields MEHYDQKIELYFELKNVPLSSRDSYGRRMKAFLSYMHKLGKPVESINEEDIQQYIIYLRKDKNLSPGTINNYISAIKFFYTFVLEKEWNSIKVPRMRRIKQLPVIPPREDILSLIEETSNLKHKAIFVLIYGSGLRVSEVAKLKIGDICSKTMRIRVDKAKHNTNRYTILSKTALDILRTYFKSYFSNISYTPNDWLFPGQNKQDHINVKTIKNTLIKIRNKLELDPKISAHTLRHCFSTNALEDDVDPVFIQQMLGHKNLQTTMTYLHMTSKSLMGVKSPLDTQGYQKG from the coding sequence ATGGAGCACTATGATCAAAAAATAGAACTATACTTTGAGCTAAAAAATGTGCCTCTTTCTTCTCGGGATTCATACGGAAGAAGGATGAAGGCATTTTTATCGTATATGCATAAGCTGGGTAAACCAGTTGAAAGTATCAATGAAGAAGACATTCAACAATATATTATCTACTTAAGGAAAGATAAAAACCTTTCTCCAGGTACGATTAATAATTATATTTCTGCCATTAAATTCTTCTATACTTTTGTTTTAGAGAAAGAATGGAATTCTATTAAAGTTCCAAGAATGAGAAGAATTAAACAACTACCAGTTATTCCACCTAGAGAAGATATCCTCTCACTGATAGAGGAAACGTCAAACTTAAAACATAAAGCGATATTCGTTTTAATATATGGAAGTGGTTTACGAGTAAGTGAGGTAGCCAAGTTAAAGATTGGTGACATCTGTAGTAAAACCATGAGAATCCGAGTGGATAAAGCTAAACACAATACAAACCGATATACGATTTTATCGAAAACTGCCCTTGATATTCTTAGAACGTATTTTAAAAGCTACTTTTCTAACATATCATATACACCCAATGATTGGCTCTTTCCAGGGCAAAACAAACAAGACCACATTAATGTAAAAACAATTAAGAATACCTTGATTAAAATCAGAAACAAATTAGAACTTGATCCAAAAATCTCTGCCCATACACTCCGCCATTGCTTCTCAACAAATGCATTAGAAGATGATGTAGACCCTGTATTTATCCAACAAATGTTAGGTCATAAAAATCTCCAAACAACAATGACATATTTACATATGACCTCTAAAAGTCTAATGGGTGTTAAAAGTCCCTTAGATACCCAAGGGTATCAGAAAGGATGA
- a CDS encoding Fic family protein — MTYLFSNEHYKFENEAIVYTPNFNPFDYEIQQLILEAERNIGALARLGLKNHPLKPTILRNSMVRTAHFTTKIEQNKLEYKEVEELFKDYKKSTLTIKEKAKLEVKNVFEAYEFIYSLQPEKDFSDMNEQVLKNIHYLLMKDLTGHPDGYRKIPVALTDQDGNVSYQPPNYNDVPHLMSAFFSWLFTSVTGYETPYSDKEKPERKIHPLLISGIAHHVIGYIHPFPDGNGRTARAFSTLAGLIHKDLSKIKDAFSVEEFMDKRIEDYYDTLMMASQGDLKPFLIFYLQCVNDSLMKVLNELQRHDKIKHIREILSRGHAKTMFEFIARMEDGEVINRSFFDNTIEASSSSIAKNLAKLKDLGVITPGEARGEYIVTILD, encoded by the coding sequence TTGACCTATTTGTTTTCGAATGAACATTATAAATTTGAAAATGAGGCAATTGTTTATACTCCAAATTTTAATCCCTTCGATTACGAGATACAGCAACTCATTCTTGAAGCGGAAAGAAATATCGGAGCTCTCGCAAGACTTGGATTAAAGAATCATCCATTAAAACCAACTATCTTAAGGAATTCAATGGTAAGAACTGCTCACTTCACAACTAAAATCGAACAGAATAAGTTAGAATACAAAGAGGTAGAAGAGCTTTTTAAGGACTATAAGAAAAGTACATTAACAATTAAAGAGAAGGCAAAATTAGAAGTGAAAAATGTATTTGAAGCTTATGAATTCATATACTCCCTACAACCAGAAAAAGATTTCTCAGACATGAATGAACAAGTCCTGAAAAATATTCATTATTTACTAATGAAAGATCTGACAGGGCACCCTGATGGATACAGGAAAATTCCAGTAGCTTTAACGGATCAGGATGGAAATGTAAGTTATCAGCCTCCTAATTACAACGACGTTCCACACCTTATGAGCGCTTTCTTCTCTTGGCTATTCACTAGTGTTACCGGCTATGAAACCCCTTATTCTGATAAAGAAAAGCCTGAGAGAAAGATACACCCTTTACTCATATCAGGCATCGCCCATCATGTTATTGGCTATATCCATCCCTTCCCGGATGGTAATGGGAGAACTGCCCGGGCATTTTCAACATTAGCAGGGCTGATTCATAAAGACTTATCTAAAATCAAAGATGCATTCAGTGTTGAAGAATTTATGGATAAACGAATTGAAGACTATTATGATACATTAATGATGGCCTCTCAAGGAGATTTAAAACCTTTCTTGATATTCTACTTGCAATGCGTAAATGATTCACTAATGAAGGTGTTAAACGAGTTGCAAAGACATGACAAAATAAAGCATATTAGAGAAATACTGTCGAGAGGGCACGCCAAAACGATGTTTGAATTCATTGCAAGGATGGAAGATGGAGAGGTAATAAATAGGAGCTTCTTCGATAATACAATCGAGGCTTCTTCATCAAGTATTGCCAAAAATCTCGCTAAACTGAAAGACCTCGGAGTCATTACTCCAGGTGAAGCCAGGGGTGAATACATCGTAACTATTTTAGACTAA
- a CDS encoding YifB family Mg chelatase-like AAA ATPase, translating to MTVKISSIGLKGLEGYCVQVQVHISEGKESMVIVGLPDTSVKESKERVLSAVHTLGCDVSEQKIVVNLSPSEQKKNGPFFDLAMAIGILKEKGEVKEKIPDDSVFIGALSLDGTVEKVEGMLPALIAARSLGFKRIYLPSDPLLPLDMFEGLECIVIGHINDVLQHLSGQGLLPLHKPLQPINILSQTFVHPKDFQDIIGHAHAKQAFEIAAAGEHNVLMSGPPGCGKSLLAETFPSILPPLTRDAQLEVMSLYQLAKEKLASPQVAPYRSPHHSASSVAIIGGSSNPKPGEISLAHCGVLFLDEMAEFPKKTLDMLRQPLEAGMVTISRAQSTVTYPSSFILIAAMNPCPCGFLGSDTRYCTCTPKQIQSYKNRISGPIYDRIDILLFLHSVNLDQPTKNQVGSIDIRQRVEKARERQYERYQERVSNAKVSFERLSKTSPLKEHQLNMIRQVSTKQQWSNRVQLKIIRLARTISDLEGSLEITDESIWKAITLRRGNPRKEQKAGKGF from the coding sequence TTGACTGTTAAAATTTCCAGCATTGGGTTAAAAGGGCTTGAGGGCTATTGTGTTCAGGTTCAGGTACATATTTCAGAGGGGAAAGAATCAATGGTGATTGTTGGTCTGCCGGATACTTCTGTAAAGGAATCTAAGGAAAGAGTGCTTTCGGCAGTACATACCCTAGGCTGTGATGTGTCTGAACAGAAGATTGTGGTGAACCTATCTCCATCAGAGCAAAAGAAAAACGGACCTTTTTTTGATTTGGCAATGGCAATTGGAATCCTAAAAGAGAAGGGTGAGGTGAAGGAAAAGATTCCTGATGACTCAGTGTTTATTGGAGCTTTGTCGTTGGATGGAACAGTAGAAAAGGTAGAAGGTATGCTTCCTGCTCTAATTGCGGCAAGATCTTTAGGGTTCAAGAGAATTTATTTACCGTCTGATCCTTTACTTCCCTTAGACATGTTTGAAGGCTTGGAATGTATTGTAATCGGGCATATCAATGACGTGTTACAACATTTGTCAGGTCAAGGCTTACTTCCTCTTCATAAACCTTTACAACCAATCAATATTTTGTCACAAACGTTTGTACATCCTAAAGATTTTCAAGATATCATTGGTCATGCTCATGCAAAACAAGCATTTGAAATTGCTGCAGCCGGTGAACATAATGTCTTGATGAGCGGACCTCCAGGCTGTGGAAAAAGTCTCTTGGCCGAAACGTTTCCTTCTATTTTGCCTCCTTTGACACGAGACGCACAGCTTGAAGTGATGAGCTTGTACCAGCTAGCGAAGGAAAAACTCGCTTCTCCACAAGTCGCTCCTTATCGAAGTCCACATCATTCAGCCTCATCAGTTGCCATTATTGGTGGAAGCTCTAATCCCAAACCTGGTGAAATTTCACTAGCCCATTGTGGTGTTTTATTTCTTGATGAAATGGCAGAGTTTCCGAAGAAAACATTAGATATGTTAAGGCAACCGTTAGAAGCAGGTATGGTCACCATTAGCAGGGCGCAATCCACAGTTACGTATCCCTCTTCCTTTATTCTCATCGCAGCAATGAACCCTTGCCCATGTGGATTTCTTGGTTCTGATACCCGCTACTGTACATGTACACCCAAACAGATTCAATCCTACAAAAATAGAATCTCCGGTCCAATCTATGATCGGATTGATATTCTTCTATTTTTACATTCAGTAAACTTAGATCAGCCAACGAAAAATCAAGTAGGTTCTATAGATATTAGACAGAGAGTAGAAAAGGCTCGGGAAAGGCAATATGAACGTTATCAAGAACGAGTATCTAACGCAAAGGTCAGTTTTGAAAGATTGTCGAAAACAAGTCCATTGAAGGAACATCAGTTGAATATGATTAGACAAGTCTCAACCAAGCAACAATGGAGCAACCGTGTGCAACTCAAAATCATTCGCTTGGCAAGAACAATTTCTGATCTAGAGGGAAGCCTGGAAATCACAGATGAATCGATTTGGAAGGCGATCACATTACGCCGTGGAAACCCACGCAAAGAGCAGAAAGCAGGGAAGGGATTTTAA
- a CDS encoding transposase: MPREARVKSKTGIYHIIWRGANRQEIFHDEEDWKKFLDILKKYKTNCELIVYAWCLMNNHVHVLIKEGNEDISITMKRIGVSYVGYYNWKYRTTGHLFQDRFKSENVETNKYLVTVVRYIHQNPVKAGMVKQTEDWEWSSCRGYYGIDLYPKNLLDSHFILKMFSVDRTMAKDRFKEFNERKNSDKCLDDTVNEKRRLSDEEARLEIKKLLSSMEIAHVKSLPKVKRNEVLRKVKAIEGVSLRQAGRILGVSVNLIFRA, translated from the coding sequence ATGCCTCGTGAAGCTAGAGTGAAAAGTAAAACTGGAATCTATCATATTATATGGAGAGGAGCAAATAGACAGGAAATATTTCATGATGAAGAAGATTGGAAAAAGTTCCTTGATATTCTCAAAAAGTATAAAACTAATTGTGAGTTAATTGTCTATGCATGGTGCTTGATGAATAACCATGTGCATGTACTTATAAAAGAGGGTAATGAAGATATTTCCATTACCATGAAAAGGATAGGTGTGAGCTATGTTGGGTATTACAACTGGAAGTACAGAACGACGGGACATCTATTTCAGGATCGATTCAAAAGTGAAAATGTTGAAACGAATAAATATTTAGTAACGGTTGTAAGGTATATCCACCAAAATCCAGTAAAAGCGGGAATGGTAAAGCAAACTGAAGACTGGGAGTGGAGCAGCTGTCGTGGATATTACGGTATAGATCTATATCCCAAAAATTTGTTAGATAGTCATTTCATTTTAAAAATGTTTTCTGTTGATAGAACAATGGCAAAAGACAGATTTAAAGAATTCAATGAAAGGAAAAATAGTGATAAATGTCTGGATGATACGGTGAATGAAAAGAGAAGATTGTCAGATGAAGAAGCAAGACTGGAGATCAAGAAACTTCTTAGTTCAATGGAGATCGCACATGTAAAGAGTTTGCCAAAAGTAAAAAGAAATGAAGTGCTTCGTAAAGTAAAAGCAATTGAAGGAGTATCGCTACGCCAGGCTGGGAGGATTTTGGGTGTTTCTGTGAATCTTATTTTTAGAGCATAG
- a CDS encoding sigma-70 family RNA polymerase sigma factor yields the protein MYEDARFEELHQQFEPMIYHAMNTLSIYKNKTEFYQIGCIALWEASLRFNSEKGEFKSFAYSYIIGRMKSALTEDRKKGERESQSEDLWGEDETTYGDFSTVLWELLFEKASTLLSENQCKWVKAYCLYGSTPSEIAEDEGVSVATVKGWRRDAIVKLRKYFGREDSR from the coding sequence ATGTATGAGGATGCTAGATTTGAGGAGTTACATCAGCAGTTTGAACCAATGATTTACCATGCTATGAATACATTGTCTATTTACAAAAACAAAACGGAGTTTTACCAGATTGGATGTATTGCTTTATGGGAAGCTTCCCTTCGTTTTAATTCTGAAAAAGGTGAATTTAAATCGTTTGCTTATTCTTATATTATTGGACGAATGAAAAGCGCTCTTACAGAAGATAGAAAGAAGGGAGAAAGAGAAAGTCAGAGTGAGGATTTATGGGGAGAAGATGAAACAACTTATGGTGATTTTTCTACTGTTCTATGGGAATTACTGTTTGAAAAAGCCTCCACCTTATTGTCTGAAAATCAATGTAAATGGGTAAAAGCTTACTGCCTATATGGAAGTACTCCAAGTGAAATTGCTGAAGATGAGGGAGTTTCTGTTGCTACTGTGAAAGGGTGGCGTAGGGACGCGATTGTTAAGCTGAGGAAGTATTTTGGTAGGGAAGATTCAAGGTAA